One window of the Devosia sp. 2618 genome contains the following:
- a CDS encoding RNA polymerase sigma factor, whose amino-acid sequence MTRALVTRAQNGDAQAFGELIEDHYDLIHRTAWKWCGNRSDAEDVAQDVCVKLGSAIAGFDGRSAFSSWVYRITLNTVRDMQRAGQRRGKYADAYAEISPEDHPPDQEEAATSRQLWAAVRDLPEKQRDAVLLVYAEELSHAAAAEIMGIKEATVSYHVHEARKTLRGLL is encoded by the coding sequence ATCACGCGGGCGCTGGTTACCCGTGCCCAAAATGGCGACGCGCAGGCTTTTGGCGAGCTGATCGAGGATCATTACGACCTGATCCATCGCACTGCCTGGAAGTGGTGCGGCAATCGCAGCGATGCCGAGGATGTGGCGCAGGATGTCTGCGTCAAACTCGGCAGTGCCATTGCCGGGTTCGATGGGCGTTCGGCGTTTTCGAGCTGGGTCTATCGCATCACGCTCAACACGGTGCGCGACATGCAGCGGGCCGGGCAGCGGCGCGGCAAATATGCCGATGCCTATGCCGAAATATCGCCCGAAGATCATCCACCCGATCAGGAAGAGGCGGCCACCAGCCGTCAACTCTGGGCGGCGGTGCGGGACTTGCCGGAAAAGCAGCGCGACGCGGTGCTGCTGGTTTACGCGGAGGAATTGAGCCATGCGGCGGCGGCCGAAATCATGGGCATCAAGGAGGCCACGGTCTCCTATCATGTGCATGAGGCACGCAAGACCCTGAGGGGGCTGCTATGA
- a CDS encoding flagellar hook-length control protein FliK, producing the protein MATPLSFLMNTGGTSSNWSSNAANNANKGRDAFAELLGSSGQKTETKSTSSSTARVDLFGSDTKDRERRRDTDPIAAPVDATIPARDRNETGRKVAKIVDQLADVRSKLEAGEKLDPEQLKKLNADLTDLADELGIDLSAFPSLTILAGMVGGVLPDDASLQGQMMLALGPLAQSLLDGSAGTGADADVATLMDSIGKKLGALLQSINQGDVPVDQLAELGSDASADLDAALARLMKPAVKIDAAAPPVLGTPELKLPESALTTKTAEQPTAAPADKSAQKTETPDAVRQIGATAAPTSDKPAPAEVKVTAETHKPVETKAVAAPVVADDKIDAQPTIPTAQTARVDAVAAPRVVQVGYQTSQQQLNLPQLAFEIARQVTDGNTRFQIRLDPADLGKIDVRLDIDTSGHVKARLVVEKSETLDLMQRDQRGLEKALQQAGLDSNKTSLEFSLKQGPFSGQQGQGDDGRQALFGNGPFDETDETPPPQVNLYRGSLSASGVNIIA; encoded by the coding sequence GTGGCAACACCTCTGTCATTCCTGATGAACACCGGCGGCACCAGTTCCAACTGGTCGAGCAACGCCGCCAACAATGCCAACAAGGGCCGCGATGCCTTTGCGGAGCTATTGGGTTCGTCCGGCCAAAAGACCGAGACCAAAAGCACATCCTCGTCCACTGCACGCGTCGACCTGTTCGGTTCCGACACCAAGGACCGCGAACGTCGCCGCGATACCGACCCGATTGCCGCCCCCGTCGATGCGACCATCCCAGCGCGCGACCGCAACGAAACCGGCCGCAAGGTCGCCAAGATCGTCGATCAGCTGGCCGATGTCCGCTCAAAGCTCGAAGCGGGCGAAAAGCTCGATCCGGAACAGCTCAAAAAGCTCAATGCCGACCTGACCGATCTGGCCGACGAACTCGGTATTGATCTGAGCGCCTTTCCCTCGCTGACCATTCTGGCCGGCATGGTCGGCGGCGTGCTGCCCGATGATGCGAGCCTGCAGGGGCAGATGATGCTGGCGCTTGGCCCGCTGGCGCAGAGCCTGCTCGATGGCTCGGCCGGCACGGGCGCCGATGCGGACGTTGCGACACTGATGGATTCCATCGGCAAAAAGTTGGGCGCGCTACTGCAGTCGATCAATCAAGGCGACGTCCCGGTCGATCAATTGGCCGAACTCGGCTCGGATGCCAGCGCCGATCTGGACGCGGCCTTGGCGCGGCTGATGAAGCCTGCGGTCAAGATCGACGCGGCAGCACCGCCAGTGCTCGGCACGCCCGAACTCAAGCTGCCCGAATCCGCGCTGACCACCAAGACCGCCGAACAGCCAACCGCTGCACCGGCGGACAAGTCGGCGCAAAAGACCGAGACGCCGGATGCCGTGCGCCAGATCGGCGCGACTGCGGCACCCACAAGCGACAAGCCGGCGCCGGCTGAGGTCAAAGTCACCGCCGAAACCCATAAGCCGGTCGAAACCAAGGCTGTCGCAGCGCCGGTTGTTGCGGACGACAAGATAGATGCCCAGCCAACCATTCCGACGGCGCAGACCGCGCGTGTCGATGCTGTTGCAGCGCCGCGCGTGGTGCAGGTGGGCTACCAGACAAGCCAACAGCAGCTAAACCTGCCCCAGCTTGCCTTTGAGATCGCTCGGCAGGTCACGGACGGCAATACTCGCTTCCAGATCCGCCTCGACCCTGCCGACCTTGGCAAGATCGACGTGCGGCTCGATATCGATACCTCCGGCCACGTCAAGGCGCGGCTGGTGGTCGAGAAGTCCGAAACGCTCGATTTGATGCAGCGCGACCAGCGCGGGCTCGAAAAAGCCCTGCAGCAGGCCGGGCTCGACAGCAACAAGACCAGCCTTGAGTTTTCGCTCAAGCAGGGCCCGTTCAGTGGCCAGCAGGGTCAGGGCGACGACGGCCGCCAGGCGTTGTTTGGCAATGGCCCGTTCGACGAGACGGACGAAACCCCACCGCCCCAGGTCAACCTTTACCGCGGCAGCCTCAGCGCCAGCGGCGTCAACATCATCGCATAG
- the mnmA gene encoding tRNA 2-thiouridine(34) synthase MnmA, whose product MLNSLDFAKRPEDTRIVVAMSGGVDSSVVAGLLARQGYDVVGVTLQLYDHGEATHRKGACCAGQDIHDARRVAATLNIPHYVLDYEERFKKSVIAPFANAYQQGETPVPCIACNQSVKFVDLMAVAQDLGADALATGHYVQSRLGDDGRRQLFRPVDAERDQTYFLFATTQEQLDYLRFPLGGMGKAEVRELAREMGLEIAEKHDSQDICFVPQGKYADIIRKMHPEAVATGEIVHLDGRLLGSHEGIVNYTIGQRKGLGVAAAEPLYVIKLEHKTGRVIVGPREALKTHTVRLRNVNWLGGTPLAELSAGNGAPVEVKVRSTRGPQPAVIQMQGDDVFVTLVSGEYGISPGQACVFYADDTATSEVWGGGFIAEAVPQVFAA is encoded by the coding sequence ATGTTGAACTCGCTTGATTTTGCCAAGCGTCCCGAAGACACGCGCATTGTTGTCGCGATGTCGGGGGGCGTGGATTCGTCGGTCGTCGCCGGGCTGTTGGCTCGCCAGGGCTATGACGTCGTCGGTGTTACCCTGCAGCTTTACGACCATGGTGAAGCCACCCATCGCAAGGGTGCCTGCTGTGCCGGTCAGGATATTCACGATGCGCGCCGCGTGGCCGCAACGCTGAACATCCCGCACTATGTGCTCGACTATGAAGAGCGCTTCAAAAAGTCGGTCATCGCGCCCTTCGCCAATGCTTATCAGCAGGGCGAAACGCCGGTGCCGTGCATTGCCTGCAACCAGTCGGTCAAGTTCGTCGACCTGATGGCGGTGGCGCAGGACCTTGGGGCCGACGCTCTGGCCACGGGCCACTACGTGCAGTCCCGCCTCGGCGATGATGGCCGTCGCCAGCTGTTCCGCCCGGTCGATGCCGAGCGCGACCAGACCTATTTCCTGTTTGCCACCACGCAGGAACAGCTCGATTATCTGCGCTTTCCGCTTGGCGGCATGGGCAAGGCCGAAGTGCGCGAGCTAGCCCGCGAAATGGGCCTCGAAATCGCCGAAAAGCACGACAGCCAGGACATCTGCTTCGTGCCGCAGGGCAAGTATGCCGACATCATCCGCAAGATGCATCCCGAAGCGGTCGCCACCGGCGAAATCGTCCATCTTGATGGCCGTTTGCTGGGCAGCCATGAGGGGATCGTCAATTACACCATCGGCCAGCGCAAGGGCCTGGGCGTTGCAGCGGCCGAGCCGCTCTACGTCATCAAGCTCGAGCACAAGACCGGCCGGGTGATCGTCGGTCCGCGCGAAGCGCTCAAGACCCACACCGTGCGCCTGCGCAACGTCAACTGGCTCGGCGGCACGCCGCTGGCCGAGTTGAGCGCCGGCAATGGCGCGCCGGTCGAGGTCAAAGTGCGCTCGACGCGCGGCCCACAGCCCGCCGTGATCCAGATGCAGGGTGATGATGTGTTCGTGACGCTCGTATCGGGCGAATACGGCATCTCCCCCGGCCAGGCCTGCGTGTTCTACGCCGACGACACGGCAACCTCGGAAGTCTGGGGCGGCGGCTTTATTGCCGAAGCCGTGCCACAGGTCTTCGCGGCCTGA